The genomic stretch GAACATGGGCTATCACTCATTAGGCCCATGGACCAAAGATTCAGGTACTACCTGCCCATTTCCCAAATCTCTCATAAGTCATAACAAGACTTCCGCGCCgatttaaaaaggaaaacccTTAAATACCTGTGGGATAGGTAGCGGGCAAAACCTAAACGAAACAATGGAGAAGGGGATGATAAGCGTGGATCGATGGAGTGAGCAGAGCCAGGCTTATTTCCTCACTCATCTCCATGCAGATCACACCAATGGCTTATCTTCCAAATGGAGCAAAGGTCCAATCTTTTGCTCCCCCGTTACCGCTAAGCTCTTTCCCTTCAAATTCCCTGGTTTCCACCTTTCCCTGCTCACGGTTTTGGAGATCGGAATTTCACATTTGATTTCTTTGGTATCTCCTTCCACCGGATTGGAAACTTCGGTTCATGTTACAGCCATTGATGCTCACCATTGTCCTGGTACGTCATGTTCGCTTTTGAATTACATGGTGTTCCATTTGCTGTGATTTAagctatttttctgtttcagatGCAGAACCGATTTCATTTTCTTACGAAGTTCGtttatttatggattttttattGTGCAGGTGCTGTCATGTTATTGTTTCGTGGTGAATTTGGATGTATCCTTTACACTGGTGATTTCCGTTGGGAATCAACCAGTGAAAGGGCAAATTTAGGGAAGAACACACTCGTCAACGCTCTCATGGGTGATAAAGTGGACTTCATTCACCTAGACAACACTTACTGTAATCCATTGTATTCCTTCCCTCCTCGAGAAGTTGTTGCCCACCAGGTTCACTTCcatatgtgtttttttttttttttttttgggtgaataaataatccATTACCaagcaaaaagggaaaaagatcacAGCCCCTAATAAGGGGAGGGCGGAGAAAGCAAAACCAACTCAGAGAGTAGTTCTAGGAAGCTCCCAGGAGTTAACAATATGACAGTTTCTAGGGGAGGCATTACAAGTGGAAGTAATCCAAGAGATTTTGGttttgacatcaaagaagatggagccCCCAATTATTATCAAGAGGacgaaagttggaggtcaatttTCTATGATTTATATTCatccagatttggtttattgtaGCGCAAAAGGCAAGTTTTGCCACAATATCACAAATAGTCTTTCCCTGaaaagtcatatccatccaaatccattctctgagaaaagaaaaaattctcctATAAGGATCAGTTTCCAGATGGATGAAGAAATGAttcaagcaaagaagaggtgcTCTATAGCCTCCATCTCATTGCCACGTAGCATATACATTGGGTAAGTTGGAATGCCTCTTTGAATGGGGAAATATTGTGTGGGTAAGGAGTTAGTAAACACTCTCCAAGCTATAAAACTCTGCTGGGGgatgtgatgcttgaaccaTATGAGACGGTGCCATGGAGAGGCCGGCCATGAGTCCTGACAAACTCTCAAGCTGCCTTTGAAGAGAAGAGCTTAGAAGAGGAAGGCATCCAGAGAATATTGTCGTGTCTTTGTTGTTGGGATATTGGGATGACCGGCAAAGAGTTCCAAATATCCGCAAGATGGGTTAAAGAATGAGCCGGGGGAGACCAGTTGCCTGAAGAAAGAATATCAACCACAAGGGCAAACTTGGATAGGCTTAAGTTGTAAATTCTTCTGGCACTTATATTGTGATAAAGGATTCCCTtggggtgccaagggtcaagccaaAGGAAAATATTAGCCCCATTGTCTATCTGGGAGGAGATGACTGAGAATACAGAGGGGCTTTTACGCCACACCCATGAGGCACCTGTCGGAATTTTCACAGTTCAAAAAGAATCCGATCTAAGAGGATTCGAGTTAACCCATTCGACCCatatacttttctttttagaGATGATCTTCCAAGCCAATTTGATGATACCAGCCAGATTAACATTCTTGATccttctcaaaccaagcccCCCCTTCTGCTTTAGGAAGATAAACAACAACCCAGCTCATGGGGCAAAGAAATCTGGTACATTCGCTTCCTTTCCAcaataaagaggaaaaaatggaCTCTAGCTTTGAAATGACAGATTCCGGCAAACCATAGATGCCCGACCAGTAAATGTAAGAAGCTTAGAGAATGGATCTAATGAGCTCAAGACGACCCACAAAGGATAGAAGCTTTCATTTCCAAAGCTAGAGGTGCTTCCTAATAAGGTCAAGCATAGGAGAACAATGATGGGCAGAGAGCCTGACTAGAATAAGAGGGAGCCCAAGATACTTCACTGGAAGGTGCCTAATGCAGAAACCAGTTTGCTCCAGCAGGGAGGCTTTGGCAGATTCAGAGATCCCAGTCAAGAAGTTAGGAGATTTTCCGGATTGATATGGAGCTCAGACATTGCAGCAAATTGAGCCAGAGATAGCATGATGTTTCCTAGAGAAGAAGGATCAGCTCTGGAGAAGATCATCAAGTTGTCAGCAAAAGTAAGGTAAGTAAGCTTAAAAGCCTTGCCCTTAGGGATCAAAGATACTGGTCTTTGGCCACTTGCAAACTTCTAGAATGAGCTTTCATAGCAAGACAAAAGATGCATGGAGAGAGAGGGCATCCTTGCCTGATACCCACTGAAGAAGAGAAGTTGCCAGTCGGACTTCCAATCACCAAGACTAAGAATTGAGGGGAAGCAATGCAGTGATATGTTCAATCAGTGAAAATTGGAGGAAACCCCATGCTGTTGAAGACCAAAACAATGTAATCCCATCTCAGAGAGTCAAAAGTCTTGTGGATGTCTATCTTCATAAGGGCAGCTGAGGAGTGGGATTTTCTGTCAAACCCTCTAACAATTTCATGGCAAAGGAGAATGTTAATGTTATCCCCAATACTTCTCCCAGGGATGAAGGCCGATTGGTTGCTGCAAACAAAGGAGTCAATCACGAACTTGTTTCTATTAACAAGTATTTTAGCTATAAATTTATAGAGGAGATTACATAAAGAAATTGGCCTGAAGTCCTTCATCTCATCAGCTCCCTCTTTCTTCTGGATGAGCCAAAGAATGATGTGACCTTTCCCTTTGATTTGGCTAGGGTTAAAGAAGAAGCTCTTGACTGCTTTGATCATGTCCTCTTTGATGAGATCtcaagaagatgaaaagaaaccCATGCTAAAGCCGTCAGGACTTGGAGCTTTGCTAGCTTTGTGGTAGAGGATAGCAGAAGTGATCTCTTCCTCAGTGGGGATAGCCATAAGAAGACCGGATAAGTTTCTAGGAATGAACTTGTTTAAGAGGCCAACTAGGAGGAAGGGGGGGGGACTTCCATATGTGTTCATTTAAGGGTACATatgtgttagatcaaacaccaagaaacacgaataaagaaagacaatagatccgtaagacacagagatttaacgaggttcacacaccagggtggtgtgctacgtcctcgggcgaagaagaagatgattcactatgcagaagaaggattacaccctagcagcgacgaggaagaactcgccctgaaaccctagcttcgtgaaaaccctagaatacaatgactctcaacaagcaacagtacattatatatatatactccaaatagcggttcgacccatcgggtcgcggtcgatccggtcgaaccataccgcgggNNNNNNNNNNNNNNNNNNNNNNNNNNNNNNNNNNNNNNNNNNNNNNNNNNNNNNNNNNNNNNNNNNNNNNNNNNNNNNNNNNNNNNNNNNNNNNNNNNNNNNNNNNNNNNNNNNNNNNNNNNNNNNNNNNNNNNNNNNNNNNNNNNNNNNNNNNNNNNNNNNNNNNNNNNNNNNNNNNNNNNNNNNNNNNNNNNNNNNNNNNNNNNNNNNNNNNNNNNNNNNNNNNNNNNNNNNNNNNNNNNNNNNNNNNNNNNNNNNNNNNNNNNNNNNNNNNNNNNNNNNNNNNNNNNNNNNNNNNNNNNNNNNNNNNNNNNNNNNNNNNNNNNNNNNNNNNNNNNNNNNNNNNNNNNNNNNNNNNNNNNNNNNNNNNNNNNNNNNNNNNNNNNNNNNNNNNNNNNNNNNNNNNNNNNNNNNNNNNNNNNNNNNNNNNNNNNNNNNNNNNNNNNNNNNNNNNNNNNNNNNNNNNNNNNNNNNNNNNNNNNNNNNNNNNNNNNNNNNNNNNNNNNNNNNNNNNNNNNNNNNNNNNNNNNNNNNNNNNNNNNNNNNNNNNNNNNNNNNNNNNNNNNNNNNNNNNNNNNNNNNNNNNNNNNNNNNNNNNNNNNNNNNNNNNNNNNNNNNNNNNNNNNNNNNNNNNNNNNNNNNNNNNNNNNNNNNNNNNNNNNNNNNNNNNNNNNNNNNNNNNNNNNNNNNNNNNNNNNNNNNNNNNNNNNNNNNNNNNNNNNNNNNNNNNNNNNNNNNNNNNNNNNNNNNNNNNNNNNNNNNNNNNNNNNNNNNNNNNNNNNNNNNNNNNNNNNNNNNNNNNNNNNNNNNNNNNNNNNNNNNNNNNNNNNNNNNNNNNNNNNNNNNNNNNNNNNNNNNNNNNNNNNNNNNNNNNNNNNNNNNNNNNNNNNNNNNNNNNNNNNNNNNNNNNNNNNNNNNNNNNNNNNNNNNNNNNNNNNNNNNNNNNNNNNNNNNNNNNNNNNNNNNNNNNNNNNNNNNNNNNNNNNNNNNNNNNNNNNNNNNNNNNNNNNNNNNNNNNNNNNNNNNNNNNNNNNNNNNNNNNNNNNNNNNNNNNNNNNNNNNNNNNNNNNNNNNNNNNNNNNNNNNNNNNNNNNNNNNNNNNNNNNNNNNNNNNNNNNNNNNNNNNNNNNNNNNNNNNNNNNNNNNNNNNNNNNNNNNNNNNNNNNNNNNNNNNNNNNNNNNNNNNNNNNNNNNNNNNNNNNNNNNNNNNNNNNNNNNNNNNNNNNNNNNNNNNNNNNNNNNNNNNNNNNNNNNNNNNNNNNNNNNNNNNNNNNNNNNNNNNNNNNNNNNNNNNNNNNNNNNNNNNNNNNNNNNNNNNNNNNNNNNNNNNNNNNNNNNNNNNNNNNNNNNNNNNNNNNNNNNNNNNNNNNNNNNNNNNCAGATAAATTATCatcattcctcccaaactccaaacaaataccagaggtccctttcaagtacctaagtatccacttcactgcttcccaatgagttttacctggacatgacaaatatctgctcaccacactgacagcttgtgaaatgtcaggacgagtgcaaaccatagcatacataacggagccaactgcactagagtatggaacacgtgacatgtactccacctcttcatctgtcttaggtgatagagcagttgaaagtctaaaatgagatgcaagaggagtagttacaggtttggcatctttcatgccaaaacgattcaataccttctcagtgtacttttgttgagatagccacagcttccctgcttttctatccctcttgatctccataccaaggatcttccttgctgcccccaaatctttcatctcaaattcagaacttaattgttccttcaacctattgacctcattcctatcttttgctgcaatcaacatatcatcaacataaagcaacaaatatatgaaag from Macadamia integrifolia cultivar HAES 741 chromosome 11, SCU_Mint_v3, whole genome shotgun sequence encodes the following:
- the LOC122093540 gene encoding 5' exonuclease Apollo-like, with product MEKGMISVDRWSEQSQAYFLTHLHADHTNGLSSKWSKGPIFCSPVTAKLFPFKFPGFHLSLLTVLEIGISHLISLVSPSTGLETSVHVTAIDAHHCPGAVMLLFRGEFGCILYTGDFRWESTSERANLGKNTLVNALMGDKVDFIHLDNTYCNPLYSFPPREVVAHQVHFHMCFFFFFFG